One Verrucomicrobiia bacterium genomic window, GCAGCTCCACCTCGCCCAAAGCTTCCGCCTTCCCCGCCTGCTGCACCAGGCCTGTCCCCAGCTTGTCCCGCCGCGACCACACATGCTCGCACTGCATGGCCCACGCCCACACCAAATCCTGCGGCACCACCGCCGCCCCATCCGGCACCACCCCGCTCCCATTCTCCGTCTCGTCAAACCAATATCCTCCCGTGTAGATGATCCGCGCCTGATCCCCATCACTCCCCAGCGGCCTCGCAAACACCACCATCCCATTCATCTCATTCCGCTCCAGGATCACATCCTCCTGGGCCACCCACTCACTCCCGCGCGCCGCCCGCACCTCCACCGCGCTGATCTCCTCCACCGGATACCGCGCCAGCCACACCACCTCCCGCGCCGCCCCAAACTGCTCCACCGCATTCACCACCCGCGCAAATTTCCGCCCGCAATGCGCCTCCATCGCCCCCAACACCCCGCGCCCAATCAACACCAGCACATCATCCCATGTGCTCTGGGATTGCATGCTCTGCGGCAACAGCAGGCTTTTCAATGTCTTCAGGTTGCTCAGTCCGGCGTTCACTTCTTCAATTCAATTTTTTCTTCATTCATTTTTTTTGTGGGCCGGCCCAGCCCCAAGCCCCGTTGTCGAACCAGGCCGGCCCCGCGGCCTTCACCGCAATCCATTACGAAGCCGGCAGCGTCAGCACCGCAAACGGCTTCAACGTGGTCGAGCCCGTGGTCGTCTTGATCCGCGTCCCAGCCCGCATCGTCGCCCGGATGCTCACCTGATTCTCCGCGAACTTCAACGCAGTGGTCTGCTCCAGCTCCATGTCCTGAGCAACGCCCACCGCCAGCCCCTGCGGATCGCCGAACACCGCCACCTTCGCATTGACCGCATCCGTCGTCGGCGCGGCATCGCTCAGCACAACCGGGTAACCCAGGATCCGGCCAATCGCGCCAAAACTCGGCGCCTCGATCGCCGAAATGAAGATCGGCCGCCCCGTGGTGTCCTGCACCGTCATGGCCTTCGCCAGGATCGCAGGATTCATCCACCATTGGCCCCCACGCCGCAGCACCGCCGGGCTCACCGTGCTCAAGCACTTCGCCCAGTCATCCACCTTCGTCTGCGCCACCGTCACCCGGCCCGTCGCCGCCGTCGCCTTCAGGTTGGTGTTCAACGCAGCGGCTTCAAAAATCCCGGTGTACCCGCCATCCGTCTGATTCGTCGCACCGGCCGCCGAGATGCAGGCCCAATCCAGCCCGCCCGCCACCGACTGCGCGATCTGACGCAGCACAAAGCTCACCACGTCCACCCCCGCATCCTGGATCAACTCCCGGCTCACATGCAGCAGTGAACCAATCGTCTGCAGGCTCAGCGTCAGGCTGGCCCCGCTGAAGTCCCCCGCCGTGATCGCCGTGCCCTCCGCCGCGCCCGAGCCGGCCCCGATCCAGTACGCCGCCGGCCGCGCCGTCGCCACCGGAATGCTCACCGTCCGCGACGGCACCCGGATCACACCGAAACCCGCCCACACGCCATACTCCGCCAGAAGATGGTAGATGTCCTCCGCCACCGCCGTCGGGATCGTCGCCGCCCCCACCCCGGAATCACTGCCCGTCAGCGCGCGCTCCACATGCTCCGGCAGTTTCGCGTGCGGGAAGGCAATCTTTTTCAACAGCCCCAGCATGATCTCGCGCTTCTCCTCATTCCCCGTGATGCGATTCAGGATCGCATCCTCCCGGCTCTTGAACACACTCGACCGCTCCCGCTCCAGCGCCGCCAGCGTCCGCTTCAAACTCGCCAACAATTGCGCGTGATCCGCCTGCTGGTTTTTGAGTCGGGTCAACTCCTCAAAGGAGTTCTTCACGCTCTTGTCCAGCGAATCCAGATTTCGCACCAGCTCCGCCTGCTGACCGCGCAAGCTCTCCACACCCTCAATCACCGTATCTTCAAACGTTTTCATCATGTCACTCTTCCTTTCTTTTTTTAAGTTTGTTGCACTGCAATTTCACAGCCCTTTCAAGGCCGCCTCGAATCTCCGCAAAAACATCAGCCGCGCCCGCTCTTTTTCGGCCAGCAGCGCGCGAGCAGGTCCATCTGCGCTGTGCCCCATCACGTTGTGTTTCCGCGAAAGAAATTCAATGTCCTCATCACTCAGCGCGCCCGCCTTGTAGCTCCGCGCCACCGCATTCGGATTCGCCCCAATCACCACCGCGCTCAACTCAATCTGCTCCTGAGCCAGGTAGATCACCTCCACCTCCTGCGCCTCCAGCCCCAGCTCCGCCGCCACCGCCGCAAACTGCCCGGCTTGGCTCGGATTCCACCGGCTCACCCACTCCACAGGCTGAAACCCCACACTCACCGCCCGCAGGTATCCGGCCCGCGTCATCGCCCAGCCGATCTGCGCCAGCCGATTCTCCGGCACATCAATCGCCCACTTCACGATCTCGATCAGCTTCCGCCCACGCACCCCATAATCCACCACGCGCCCCAGCAGTGCATCCACCGTGTCGTAACGATGGCTGTCCACAAACGGCGCATTTTTCTCGAATCGCGAAAACCTCCATCCATCCGCCCGGATCACCTCGCGGTAACTGTCCACCGTCTCATCGCTCGCGATGTATTCCACCAGTCCCTCGCGCTCATCCAGCACCCGCACCGCCGGATGCAGCACCCGCCTCACCATCTCATTCTCCAACTCAATCTTCATCTCTTTCATTCTCATGCTTCCTCCTCTTCTTCTCCGCCCGCGCCCTCTTCGCTCGCCGCCACATGGGTGCAATGGCAGTTAATCACTTCCGCCGCCGGCCCGTCCGGATCTCCCGGAAATCTGCAACCATTCGGGAATACCTCATCCATCCCCACCACCATCCCATCCAGTTCACGATGACTCGGCCTCACATTGGAGGCTCCACTCGTCAGCCACTTTTTCCACTTCACCCCGGCCTGTTTCATCCCCAGCTCGCGCCCCTGGCCAAAGCACACATTCGTCTCCGTAATCGCGATCACCTCCGCCCGCCCGCGCCCCACCTCATTGAAAGCCGCCCGCACCCGATCACTCAGCTCGCTCAATGTCTCTCCAGCCTCCAGCCCCGCCTCCAATTGAGCTTTAATCTGCTCGAAAATGTTCTGCGCCGCCCCTGAAATCCGGTTTTCACGGCCCCGCAAAAACTCCAGCACCGGCTCCGGCGGCAGCGCAAAAGCCCCACCATCTTTCTGCAACTCCTCCCACCCCTCGCGCCCCGCCGTCCCCAGGCACGATTGCCACAGCGGCTTCAGTCCCACAACCAAACCCTCCCTGAAATTCTTCAGATCAAACATCAACTCCGCCGCCACCGCCCGCACCGCGCCCGCGCCTGCGCCCGCGCCCGGCCCGCGGCCCTCGGGCCCCAGCTCACGCTCCAGCTTCGCCAGCACCTCCGCCCGCGCCCGCATCAACTCCCGGCCAATCCTCCCCAGGAACTTTTTCTTCCAGGCCCGGCGCCGCACCATCTGCTCCCGCCATTGCGGGCGCGCCGCGCGCATGGCCTCAAGCGTGCACCCACAATCGCACCGCCGCGCCTCCGCCCGCTCCCGCAGCGCCCGCACCATCAACCCCGCTGCGCCCGCGCTGCCCGCGCCGCCCGCCGCCGCCGGACGATTCTCATCCAGCTCCGGCATCGTCTCCGGCGCCGCCACCTCCGACGCCGGCACCACTCCCATCGGCAGGTAGCCAACCTCCCAGCCCTCAAACTCCGGCAGGCCCAGCTCCAGGTACTCATTGATCAATTGCATCGGCATGCCCGCCGACCACAATTTCATCCCCACCTCAATCCGCTCCCGCCGCACCATCTGCATCGTGCTGTGCTCATCCCAGTCAAACTCCGCCCGCACCTCGGCCCCAACAATCCGCCGGCTCACTTCACTAATTGCCCGCGCCAGTTTCGCCGCCACCGGCTTGCAGGTTTCCTCGATCAGAAGATACCTGTCGCTCGCGCTGCCCACGGAGTAGCTGGCCTGGATGTCCGCCATGCTCGGCGGCACCCCAAACGCCAAAAATATCTCGTGCCGATTGCCCAGCCGCTGCTGCACAAAAGCCGCATCCGGCGCCTTGATCCGCGAATCTTCAATCTGAATCTCCCCCGCCATGAAAATCGGCCGAAAATCTCCCCGCTGATTGGCCAATCGCTTGGCCCGAAATTCCCGCACGATCATCTCCCGCTGCTCCTGCGTGGGCAGCCCGCCCTTCGCAATGATGATCGGCCCCGTGTCCCCATTCGCCGCCGCCAGGTGCCGCGCAAACCTCGACTGCAGCCAGTCTGTCTCCGCCGCCAGCCGCGCCGCCCCCATCTCACTCAGCCCACGAAAGTCACTGTACGGATTCCACTCACGCACATGCACCACCTGCTCCGGCACCAGCCGGTGCGTCCACCCTCTCCCATCCGTGAACACCCAGCCAATCAACGACTCCCCATCCGTCACCTCCCGCATCCTATCCGGCCGCGCCACAATCAGCGGCCCGCGCACCGCCCCCGGCACCAGCCAGGAATCATCCATGATCCAGAAAAATTCCCCAGTGAGTTTCAGCCAGCCCACGCTGGCCTCCACCAGCTCCTCAAACCCCATCCCCCGCGCCGGCGCCCGCCAAAAAGCCCGCAGCTCCTCACTGTCCGGCTCCAGCACCAGCGGCACCGACGCAATCGGCCCCGCCACCCGTTTGATCGCCCGCTGCACCCACACGCTCTCCGCAAAGGGCCGCGCCAGCACCTCCCCCGAAACCATGGGCTCCAACCCCATCAAAAATTCCGCCATCGAACCAGATCCGCCCCCCGACCCGGCCCCGCTCCGCCCCGTCAACCGGCCCCAGGCCCGCTGCACCACCCCCAAAACCCCATTTTTCTCTTTGGCGCTCATTTCACCTTGTGATCCACCCGCCAGACCCTTTTGCAAAACGCCGGAAACCGTTTGCATTTTGATTTTTTTTTGCGGCGAGACATCCGATAGCGGACCGCTCCATCCTGTCGCTTATAAACGATTTTAGCGCGGCCACCCACCCAGCCGCTCCGCCCGACCGCATTTTCCTGGCTTCATTCATCTTTTTTTCGCCCTCACACCAGCTCCGCGTGCAACCGGATCGCCCGCCCCACCTCCCGCGCCGCCCGCGCCGCCAGTGCCAGCGCCGTGCACCGATCCGCATGCCCATCCGCCGTGTGCGGCGCCCGGTACGTGATCCCGCCCCCCTGCAGCCCCACCCGCTGCACCGAATGCAAATCCTCACGCACCGCCCGGCTCACCGGCACCCGCACCCGCCGCTCCTCAAAAGCCATCCGCAACTTCCCAAAAATCTCATTTTTCAAGAGATTGCTGAAATTGCACAATTCCACCTTCCCCCACCTGTGGCCATCGGGCCGGTATTCGCCAAACCCATGCACCAGGTAATCCCCCAGCCCCACCCCCGGCCCGGTATAATCCACGCAGCACAGCTCCACCGCCGCCAAACGCGCCTCCAGCAACCGCACCTGCTCCGGCGTGCTCAGCCCCTGCATCACCAGCACCTCCCGCGTGATCCATTGCTCCCCCAGCAGCTCCAGCGTCCAGGCCACACTTAGATCTCGCTTCCGCGCGAAATCCAGCCCCATCACCAGCCGCCGCCCGCGCGCGCCCAGCTCCCAAAACTCCGCCGGCTGCGCCTCCGCAGCCTCCACGCTTTCGCATCCCGCAATCAATTCATAGCTGAGGAGCACCGCGCTCGAATCCAGAAACTCACACTCAAATTCCTGCGCCCAGCCCTCCGGATCATTCAGCCCGCGCCGCAATTCCTCCACATTCACCGGCAGCCCCGCCGCCGCCGCTTCATAAATATTGCAGCGATGCCGCCGCCAGCCCGATGCCTCCGCATTCTCCCACAAATCCGCGAATTTATTGCCCCGACCATTCGGCGTGCTCACCACTCGAATCTTGAACTCGCCCTTCAACGGATTGGCTATGCTCGGGAAAATCGCCCGCCAAATCGCATCCGGCGACTCGTGAAACGCGAATTCATCCAGCACCAAGTTCGCGCTGTACCCGCGCGCCGTGGCCGGATTCGCCGGGATCGCCACCAACCGGCTCCCATTGCCCCATTTGATCTCCGCCGCCTTCAGCAGCGCCTCCGCCGCGTCCCGAATCTCCGCGTAATCCGCCACCGCCAGCTTGAACGCCTCCGCCCACTCCCGCGCCTTCAGCATCCACTCCAGGGCCTGCCGCTCGCCCGCGCTCAGGCAAACCCAGGTCGTCTTTCGCGCCAGGCAATCCGCCACTGCCTCCGCCGCCGTCGCAAAGCTCTTTCCCGTCTGACGCGCCCAGCAGCCAATCTTGAATCGCGCCCCATCCTCCACCCAGGCGCGCTGGTACGGCAGCAGCAGCTCCAGCGGACTGGCCACCGCGCCACCCGCGCCTTTCTTCGATCGCACTTTTCCGCTGCTGCTCATTTTTTTTTCGCTCACTTCACGCTCAGCCCGAAAATCTCGCGCATCCGCTGCATCTTTTCCTCCGCGCTGAGCCCTGCATCCTGCACCACCCCCTGCGCCGCATCCGCCTGCGCCGCCCGCCGCTCCAGCACCGCCACCCGCCGCTCCTCCAAAATCAGCTCCTGCCGCTTCACCGCCAGCCGCTCCGCCTCCAGCACCTGCCCCATCATCGGCCCCGCCACCCGCAAAAATTCGGGATCCGCCGCGCCCGCGCTGGCCAACTGCATCACCAGCACCCTGAATAGCTTGATCAGCGCCTCCACGCTCGGTGCCGGGTTTTTCCCGTACTCTTTTTCGCACTGGCGCATCATCTCCGCGCCGCTCGCAATGCTCCGCAGGATCCGCTCCTGCAGCTCCCGCGCCCGCCGGCCCTCCAGCCAGTTCGCCAGCGCCGTGCGCGAAATCTTCACCCCCCGCTCCCGCAGCCACACCAAAGTTTCATCCAGCGTGTGCCCCTCGCCAAAACGCGCCAGCTCCACCTGCACCTCCGGCGCCAGCTTGTCCAGCACCGCATCCCCGCGCCGCTTTTTGATGTTCAAGCTCACAACAGCGCCGCCCTCATCTCCCCTTTCCGGGTCAGCCCATAATGGATCATCCCCGTCAGATCATCCGCCACCGCCACCAAATAACCCTCCCGCTCCATCCCCCGCAGCACCTCCCGCACCGTGCTCACCAGGCTCTCCGGGTACACCGCCTGCACCGCCGCCACCAGGGCCGCCTCCGTCAGCGGCTGCCCCTGCGCCTCACGCAGGGCCCGCAACAAAAAAAGTTTCATCTCCGCTTTCATCACATTTTCCTCGCTTCACTAATGAGTCTGACCACCGTCGCCGGCACCGCCCGCACCTCGGCACTGAGCTCATCCACCCGCGCATTCACCGCGCGGATCTCCTGACTCAATTCCATCCGAATCGAATCAATCTTCGCGTACATCGTCTTCCTGGAATCACTCGCCATCTGCTCGCGATGCTCAAATTGCTCTTGAGTTACGAAGTTTTTGGCCGCCTCGAGCCGCACCTCCTCCGTGCTCGGCCTTGGTTTGAACCGATCCACCAGCCCCAGTACCCCGTTCACCATCCAGATCAAAAATGCCGCGCAGGCCAGCCAGCCTGCGATGTTCACACTCGTGATTTCATTCATTCCCATTCAACTCATCCCATCCGTCGGCGCATCCGGCTGCCCTCACCCAGGACCAGCCATGACCCATCCATCTCCCACTCCAATCGCTCCCGCTCCGCACCCCGCCGGCGCTGCTTCAGCCGCTCCCTCTCCATCCGCGCCCGCGCCCGCGCCAGCCGCCGCTCCACCCGATCCTCCGCACCACCACGCTTTTCACCCCACCAGCTCATTTCATTTTTCCTTCAACTCCTCCGGCCCCACATACAAAATCGTGTACCCCGCCGGTATTACCACCTTGTTTGGTGATTTAATCCACTGCCCGCCATCAAACACGAATACCCGCGCCCGCACCGGCTCCGCCAATTTCATCACCTGCTCACTCGGATGCACCATCACCACCCGGCTCGCGCACCCGAGCCCCAGGGCGCAGACGAGCGCGCAACACACGCAGCACCCGCTCCCGCTCACCCGCCGGACCGCGACCCTCCACCATTCCCGTGTCCCGCCGCGCCAGCCGCTCCGCCCAAAAAAGAAGCGCCTGAGCAATCCCGCGTGCAATGGCCGCCAGCCAGCCCACATCACAACCTTCCTCACTCCGCCCTAACCGGCGCCGCCTTCTTCAACTGATCCACGATCTCGCGCAGCCCCACCCCCGCGCTCCCGGCCACAGCACCCCAGATCGTGCCCGCGTCAAAACTCCCCGACGCCACCAGCTCCGCCAGCGCGCCCAAGATCGGCGCCAGGATCGGCAGCCAGGCCTTTGGCAATTTTGGCAGGAAAAACTTGATGATGGCAATCACCACCGGCACCACCACCGGGATCAGAATCATTGTCAGGCTCGGCCCCTGCGCCCCCTCCGCACCTGCCGCACTCGCAAAAAGAAGCATCTCATTCATGCCCGAATTCTCGCACCACCTCCGCATCCTGGAAATGTCATGGAAACAAAAAAAAGAGAGCCGGATCCCTCCGGCTCTTTTCCCTTCCCGGCCAATGGCCCCGCGCTCACACCTTCGCCTTCTCCCGCGCCTTCTCCCACCGCCGGCGCGCCAAGGCCCGCATCATTTCACGACGCATATCAGGCGCCACCTTGGCCCATTTTTTCTTCGCAGCATCAGATTGATGAGAATTCGAATAAATTAAGCGGATAGGAACCAGCATGTGAATCGGATCATAAATGATATATCCCAAATAATGATGAAACCACTCGATGTGCCACTTTAGCTTGGATTTCCTTGCATGAAATCCCAATTTTGCCATATAGATTATGAATTCATCGAAATTAGATTTCGCATAACATGGATAGGCATCGCGATGCACGATCGCCAGGCCATGCGCTCCGGCTTCAAGAATGAATTCGATGGATTTTAATATGAGCAATTGTATTAAATCCTGGTTCGCCTCATATTTTATTTTTAGTCCATAACCATCAATACCATCCAGGGCCAACTTATAAAATTTATCAATCTCATTTTTTGTTGGAGGCGTGAGTCCGACTAAGCTAGCGTAAGTGCTCATCTTTTGTCCCCCCGTCCGCCGCACCGGTTCATCCGGCGCGCCCAGGCTGCCCCAGCTTGGAGGTGGGGGGCCGCAGCCCTACATTTTAGTTAAATTTTCGATTTGCTTTTCGATGGACATGATGTGCTCCTCGATCCGCTTTGCCTTTTCCAAATTCCCCTGCTGCACTCTTTTTTGGAAAGCCTCACGCAATGTTTTAAGGGTCATTTTAAGCCCCTCGATCCTGGCCCGCCGCTCCGCCGCGGCGGCGGCGCCAGAGACCTCATCCTTGGCCCAGTTTAAAAGGGCCCGGACAACCTTTTCTGTTCCGGCCTGTTTGGGGCGAATTCGGACGTCAACAATAGGATCTTCGTGATTTAATTTGGCTCCAAGGCCACGGTCATGATCGCTAACACGGGCGACGACGTGTCGCCCGTTGAACTCAAAATGGTAGTATCTGCTGCACGAGATAGAAGAGTACTCCCACCCCTTAAAAAGGAATCCAGCAGCAGCCAATCTTGCGATCTGTTTTTTATTAAGTTCCATACGCCCATTTTTTAAGCATAATGCGTGCCGGTACGCACAGAAAAATATTTATTTTTCGCAAATATCTTTCTTGCAAGACATTCCAACATTTTCGCCTCTTCTCACTTTTGATTTTGGCACGATTCTTGAATGGATTTTTTCCAAATTATGAGAAAAAAGCAGGCTGGTTTTCTCATAAATGATATATCACCACACCCCTCACCACCCATTTTTGCCCGCCGACAAGGCCCCGCTCCAAACCCCCAACAGCAATCAAGCCCTTATAACAGATAAAATTATTTCATCGTGAAATGATTTTTTTGTAAGTGCCTAATCTCCAAAGCCTTAGAGAAAAACTATTTCACGATGAAATAATTTCCGCCCCACCCGGCGCCGCCTCGGACCCGCCTTCACCATCCCCGGCCCTCACTATACTATATAATCAGAGGAGCCTTGATCCCCGCCGCCAGGCCCACAGCTCACCCCAAATCCCCCACACCCCAGCCAACCCCAAGCACCACGCCATCCCCTCAAACAGCCGATTATTATCGGCCAAAATGGCGCTGACCATAAATGGCACCGAAGACAAGGCAAACACCACGGACGCCCCCATCGCCCAGTTGAAACTCTTTTTCTCGTTTTGCGTTTTCATTTTTCTTTTCCATTCGAAGTTTGATACCTCGGCCCATCCTCCGCCGCCGCCGGCAATTCCTCCCATCGTGTCACCCGCCCATCCGTCTGCTTCAAAATGGCCCTCCAGTCCAGCGGCAGCATCACAAAGCCATCGCGCTCGAAAGCATGCAAAAAAGATTGGACACAGAGCTTAATAATCCCAGCTCTTGTCGTGCCCATCTTTTGTGCTGCGGCGTCCAACCTCGAAATCGTGATGGGATCGAGCCGGACAGGTATTGGCTTACCTTCCACACTAAAACGTATATCAGAAAAAAATTATCTAACAATGAAAAAAAGTGCTTGACATCGTATATTGATGATATACGTTATTGCCGGATGCAGGAAAAAGCACAGAGACCAAAAACAAGGCCAATTCCAATCCGGTTGGACGATGAGCTTTTGTCTCGAATTCTCCAGGCCGCAAAGCGTCTGGGCATCCCACGGTCATGCGTGATCCGCCTGGCCATCTTAAATCAATTGCCCGAAATCGAGTCCGGGAGAATCCAGCTAAGATCATGATCCCGATGTTTCTAACCATTTTGTGGTCCTGTTTCATCCTTCACGGCTGCCGCCAGGCAGCCGCCCGCACTTCAGCCAGCCATGGCGCCGGCTCCACCCTCCTGCGCCGCCATGCTCACGGCTCAAACCCATTCTCCTCTCCAGCGCTAAAGCCGGTGGAGGGGGCCATTTCACCATGTGCCCATTGACCACCAACATCGCCGCCGCCGCGGCCCTGCTCAAAAAGCCCACTCACCGGATCATGGAAATGATCGAGTCCGGTGAAATCTCATGGGCATTAAACGTTGCTGCGCCGGAAATTGGTCGGCGCGAAGTCCGCATTCCGACCTGCAGCATTCTGGCCTGCGCCGAAGGCCGAGAATTCAACCCACAGCCGCGCGACCTGGCCAAGTCCCTGTTTGGCGGCTCCATCGTGGAAAATGGCATTCCGGCTCCCAGATTCTACACTGCCCTGGGCATCACCCACGGGCACTTTTACAATCTCGTCCGGGCGGGCGCGATCGCCCTCTCCCGCGCCCCCCATCGCGGCGCCTCAGGCGCCGCCATCATCCCGTTTTCCGCCGCCGTTCAATTTTTGGAAAAGCGTCGCATCTCATGAACATCCAACCAGCCGAAGTCCAGCTCCCTGAAGTATCCAACTGCTCCGATCCTTGGGGTCAGGTCAGTCGCTACGCGCTGCTCGCTGCCAGATTCATGCATGCCAGCCTCGCCTGCCAGGCCATGGCCGGCTTCATCCTGATTGAACTTCGCAAAAATTTCGCCGTCCGCAAACCCGGCCGGCCTTCATCATCATCAATCTCAGCCGAGCTTGATTGGGAAGATGCCTGCTTCGATGCAGGCATCAGCGCCACCACCGCCTGGCGCTGGATGAAGCTGGCCCAGGCCATCAAGCCGCGGCTCCGCCGCCTCGGGGCCGAAGAACGGCTCAGAGAACTCATCAACTCAAGCCCGTCAACGTGGAACCAAGACGAGACCGATCTTGTATTCAAATCCCTGGAGAAAATCACCGACGGGAAAACCCAGCTCGACTTCCTCAGTGAGATCGGCCTCGCCAAGCGCGCCCCAGGCGGCCCCGGCGGCGCGCGCAAAAACGATGCCGGAGCGCCCGCGCCGACTCCAGCACTGGCACCAGCCACCGATTTCACCGCCATCGCCATCCGCGACTGGGGTGAGATCCAGCGGCTCCTGGAATCCTACGACGCCGCCGCCATGTTCTCCCACCTCAACCAAGCCCTCATTCAAGCTCAATGCGCTGTGCTTGAAACCGCCCTGCAGGCCCGCCGCAGACACTTGATTGAAAAATGAAAAACCTCACCTCATCCCGCGCCCTGGCCGCCATCCTACCCGCCCTCACCACCCGTGAGCGCATGGAATTGCTTGCCTGGATTTCCACCCTCGAAACGATTCAGCCTCCGTATCAATCCGCCTACCGCGAAATTGCATCACGTTTCGGGGTTTCCACCGCCACCGTCCGGCGGAAACACGACCTCCTCCGCCGCCTCGGACCCGCCGCCCTCGCCCCGGCCCGCGCCGATCGGGAACCGGCCCTCGCTCCAGAATTAATTGAATTCTGGAAATCCCTTTG contains:
- a CDS encoding terminase family protein, translated to MSSSGKVRSKKGAGGAVASPLELLLPYQRAWVEDGARFKIGCWARQTGKSFATAAEAVADCLARKTTWVCLSAGERQALEWMLKAREWAEAFKLAVADYAEIRDAAEALLKAAEIKWGNGSRLVAIPANPATARGYSANLVLDEFAFHESPDAIWRAIFPSIANPLKGEFKIRVVSTPNGRGNKFADLWENAEASGWRRHRCNIYEAAAAGLPVNVEELRRGLNDPEGWAQEFECEFLDSSAVLLSYELIAGCESVEAAEAQPAEFWELGARGRRLVMGLDFARKRDLSVAWTLELLGEQWITREVLVMQGLSTPEQVRLLEARLAAVELCCVDYTGPGVGLGDYLVHGFGEYRPDGHRWGKVELCNFSNLLKNEIFGKLRMAFEERRVRVPVSRAVREDLHSVQRVGLQGGGITYRAPHTADGHADRCTALALAARAAREVGRAIRLHAELV
- a CDS encoding phage major capsid protein — its product is MMKTFEDTVIEGVESLRGQQAELVRNLDSLDKSVKNSFEELTRLKNQQADHAQLLASLKRTLAALERERSSVFKSREDAILNRITGNEEKREIMLGLLKKIAFPHAKLPEHVERALTGSDSGVGAATIPTAVAEDIYHLLAEYGVWAGFGVIRVPSRTVSIPVATARPAAYWIGAGSGAAEGTAITAGDFSGASLTLSLQTIGSLLHVSRELIQDAGVDVVSFVLRQIAQSVAGGLDWACISAAGATNQTDGGYTGIFEAAALNTNLKATAATGRVTVAQTKVDDWAKCLSTVSPAVLRRGGQWWMNPAILAKAMTVQDTTGRPIFISAIEAPSFGAIGRILGYPVVLSDAAPTTDAVNAKVAVFGDPQGLAVGVAQDMELEQTTALKFAENQVSIRATMRAGTRIKTTTGSTTLKPFAVLTLPAS
- a CDS encoding DUF3486 family protein, whose amino-acid sequence is MSLNIKKRRGDAVLDKLAPEVQVELARFGEGHTLDETLVWLRERGVKISRTALANWLEGRRARELQERILRSIASGAEMMRQCEKEYGKNPAPSVEALIKLFRVLVMQLASAGAADPEFLRVAGPMMGQVLEAERLAVKRQELILEERRVAVLERRAAQADAAQGVVQDAGLSAEEKMQRMREIFGLSVK
- a CDS encoding phage portal protein; the protein is MQTVSGVLQKGLAGGSQGEMSAKEKNGVLGVVQRAWGRLTGRSGAGSGGGSGSMAEFLMGLEPMVSGEVLARPFAESVWVQRAIKRVAGPIASVPLVLEPDSEELRAFWRAPARGMGFEELVEASVGWLKLTGEFFWIMDDSWLVPGAVRGPLIVARPDRMREVTDGESLIGWVFTDGRGWTHRLVPEQVVHVREWNPYSDFRGLSEMGAARLAAETDWLQSRFARHLAAANGDTGPIIIAKGGLPTQEQREMIVREFRAKRLANQRGDFRPIFMAGEIQIEDSRIKAPDAAFVQQRLGNRHEIFLAFGVPPSMADIQASYSVGSASDRYLLIEETCKPVAAKLARAISEVSRRIVGAEVRAEFDWDEHSTMQMVRRERIEVGMKLWSAGMPMQLINEYLELGLPEFEGWEVGYLPMGVVPASEVAAPETMPELDENRPAAAGGAGSAGAAGLMVRALRERAEARRCDCGCTLEAMRAARPQWREQMVRRRAWKKKFLGRIGRELMRARAEVLAKLERELGPEGRGPGAGAGAGAVRAVAAELMFDLKNFREGLVVGLKPLWQSCLGTAGREGWEELQKDGGAFALPPEPVLEFLRGRENRISGAAQNIFEQIKAQLEAGLEAGETLSELSDRVRAAFNEVGRGRAEVIAITETNVCFGQGRELGMKQAGVKWKKWLTSGASNVRPSHRELDGMVVGMDEVFPNGCRFPGDPDGPAAEVINCHCTHVAASEEGAGGEEEEEA